Proteins encoded within one genomic window of Glycine soja cultivar W05 chromosome 1, ASM419377v2, whole genome shotgun sequence:
- the LOC114367945 gene encoding homeobox-leucine zipper protein MERISTEM L1-like isoform X1, translated as MFDTNMFDSHPHLLDMSPPHKTTCSESDLAKPCRDDEYETKSITDTMDAPSGDDQDPNPRPKKKGYRRHTQRQIEEMEAFFKQCPHPDDKQRKELSRELGLEPLQVKFWFQNKRTQMKTQHERNENAILKAENEKLRAENSRYKEALTNATCPNCGGPAALGEMSFDEQHLRIENARLREEIDRISGIAAKYVGKPVTSSYSNLSSLNNNHVPVGNYGSQSGTVGEMYGGSDLFRPLPAPADADKPMIVELAVAAMEELTRLAQAGEPLWVPSNHHSEILNEDEYLRTFPTRGLGPKPLGLRSEASRESVVVIMNHINLIDILMDVNQWSTVFCGIVSRALTLEVLSTGIAGNYNGALQVMSSEFQVASPLVPTRENYFVRYCKQQPDGIWAVVDVSLDNLRPSTISRSRRRPSGCLIQELPNGYSKVTWIEHVEVDDRAVHSIYRTLVNSGLAFGAKRWVATLERQCERLASSMANNIPAGDLCVITSAEGRKSMMKLAERMVMSYCTGVGASTAHAWTTLSATGCDDVRVMTRKSTDEPGRPPGIVLSAATSFWLPVPPKRVFHFLRDQNSRNEWDILSNGGLVQELAHIANGRDPGNCVSLLRVNSANSSQSNMLILQESCTDSTGSYVVYAPVDIVAMNVVLSGGDPDYVALLPSGFAILPDGPPALNGGPIHDVGSGGSLLTVAFQILVDSAPTAKLSLGSVATVNSLIKCTVERIKVAVIRDNTT; from the exons ATGTTTGACACAAACATGTTTGATTCTCACCCTCACTTGCTTGATATGTCACCACCCCACAAGACTACTTGCTCTGAGAGTGATTTGGCAAAGCCCTGCAGAGATGATGAGTACGAGACCAAATCTATCACTGACACCATGGACGCTCCTTCTGGCGACGACCAAGATCCCAACCCGCGACCCAAAAAGAAGGGTTACCGCCGCCACACACAGCGCCAAATTGAAGAAATGGAAGC CTTCTTCAAGCAGTGTCCTCACCCGGATGACAAGCAAAGAAAAGAGCTGAGCCGTGAGCTGGGGTTAGAGCCTTTGCAAGTCAAGTTTTGGTTCCAAAACAAGCGCACCCAGATGAAG ACTCAACATGAACGAAATGAAAATGCTATTTTGAAGGCAGAGAATGAAAAGCTTCGCGCTGAGAACAGCAGGTACAAGGAGGCCCTAACCAATGCTACATGCCCCAACTGTGGAGGCCCAGCTGCTCTTGGCGAAATGTCCTTCGACGAGCAACACTTGAGGATTGAGAATGCTCGGTTAAGAGAAGAG ATCGATAGGATTTCAGGAATTGCTGCCAAATATGTTGGAAAGCCAGTGACTTCTTCGTACTCCAACCTCTCATCTCTGAATAACAACCACGTGCCTGTCGGTAACTATGGATCACAATCAGGCACGGTAGGAGAAATGTATGGAGGCAGTGACCTTTTTAGGCCACTCCCAGCTCCTGCTGATGCTGACAAACCCATGATTGTGGAGCTTGCTGTTGCAGCTATGGAGGAACTCACAAGACTAGCTCAGGCTGGAGAGCCTTTGTGGGTCCCAAGCAACCACCATTCTGAGATTCTAAATGAAGATGAATACTTGAGGACTTTCCCTACTAGAGGTTTAGGACCCAAACCCTTGGGCTTGAGATCAGAAGCTTCAAGGGAATCCGTGGTGGTCATCATGAATCACATTAACCTTATTGATATCCTTATGGATGTG AATCAATGGTCAACTGTGTTTTGCGGTATTGTCTCGAGAGCATTGACCCTTGAAGTCCTTTCAACTGGAATAGCAGGAAACTACAACGGAGCCTTGCAAGTG aTGTCATCTGAGTTCCAAGTCGCTTCACCACTTGTTCCTACTCGTGAGAACTATTTCGTAAGGTACTGTAAGCAGCAACCAGATGGGATATGGGCAGTGGTGGATGTTTCCTTGGATAATCTGCGACCCAGTACAATCTCAAGAAGCCGAAGAAGGCCCTCTGGTTGTTTAATTCAAGAATTGCCAAACGGTTACTCCAAG GTTACATGGATTGAACATGTGGAAGTGGATGATAGAGCAGTGCATAGCATATATAGAACTCTGGTTAATTCGGGCCTGGCCTTTGGAGCTAAACGCTGGGTAGCTACATTAGAAAGACAATGCGAACGTCTTGCCAGTTCAATGGCCAACAACATACCAGCAGGGGACCTCTGTG tgATAACGAGTGCTGAGGGAAGGAAAAGTATGATGAAGCTGGCGGAGAGAATGGTAATGAGCTATTGCACTGGTGTTGGTGCTTCTACCGCGCATGCTTGGACAACGCTCTCCGCAACTGGATGTGATGATGTAAGGGTAATGACAAGAAAGAGCACCGACGAACCTGGCAGACCCCCCGGTATAGTGCTCAGTGCTGCCACTTCTTTTTGGCTTCCTGTTCCTCCAAAGAGGGTTTTTCATTTCCTACGTGATCAAAACTCAAGAAATGAG TGGGACATTCTCTCCAACGGGGGTCTAGTTCAAGAATTGGCACATATAGCAAATGGTCGTGATCCCGGCAACTGTGTCTCTTTACTTCGAGTCAAT AGTGCAAATTCAAGCCAAAGCAACATGCTGATACTTCAAGAGAGTTGCACAGATTCAACTGGCTCATATGTAGTTTATGCTCCTGTGGATATTGTTGCTATGAATGTTGTCTTGAGTGGAGGGGATCCAGACTATGTTGCCCTGCTCCCCTCGGGCTTTGCTATTCTACCTGATGGGCCTCCTGCATTAAACGGTGGGCCCATACATGATGTTGGGTCTGGAGGTTCTCTACTCACAGTTGCATTCCAGATCTTAGTTGATTCAGCCCCAACTGCAAAGCTATCTCTGGGTTCAGTCGCCACTGTTAACAGTTTAATTAAGTGCACAGTTGAAAGGATCAAAGTTGCAGTCATACGTGACAACACCACCTGA
- the LOC114367945 gene encoding homeobox-leucine zipper protein MERISTEM L1-like isoform X2, with the protein MKTQHERNENAILKAENEKLRAENSRYKEALTNATCPNCGGPAALGEMSFDEQHLRIENARLREEIDRISGIAAKYVGKPVTSSYSNLSSLNNNHVPVGNYGSQSGTVGEMYGGSDLFRPLPAPADADKPMIVELAVAAMEELTRLAQAGEPLWVPSNHHSEILNEDEYLRTFPTRGLGPKPLGLRSEASRESVVVIMNHINLIDILMDVNQWSTVFCGIVSRALTLEVLSTGIAGNYNGALQVMSSEFQVASPLVPTRENYFVRYCKQQPDGIWAVVDVSLDNLRPSTISRSRRRPSGCLIQELPNGYSKVTWIEHVEVDDRAVHSIYRTLVNSGLAFGAKRWVATLERQCERLASSMANNIPAGDLCVITSAEGRKSMMKLAERMVMSYCTGVGASTAHAWTTLSATGCDDVRVMTRKSTDEPGRPPGIVLSAATSFWLPVPPKRVFHFLRDQNSRNEWDILSNGGLVQELAHIANGRDPGNCVSLLRVNSANSSQSNMLILQESCTDSTGSYVVYAPVDIVAMNVVLSGGDPDYVALLPSGFAILPDGPPALNGGPIHDVGSGGSLLTVAFQILVDSAPTAKLSLGSVATVNSLIKCTVERIKVAVIRDNTT; encoded by the exons ATGAAG ACTCAACATGAACGAAATGAAAATGCTATTTTGAAGGCAGAGAATGAAAAGCTTCGCGCTGAGAACAGCAGGTACAAGGAGGCCCTAACCAATGCTACATGCCCCAACTGTGGAGGCCCAGCTGCTCTTGGCGAAATGTCCTTCGACGAGCAACACTTGAGGATTGAGAATGCTCGGTTAAGAGAAGAG ATCGATAGGATTTCAGGAATTGCTGCCAAATATGTTGGAAAGCCAGTGACTTCTTCGTACTCCAACCTCTCATCTCTGAATAACAACCACGTGCCTGTCGGTAACTATGGATCACAATCAGGCACGGTAGGAGAAATGTATGGAGGCAGTGACCTTTTTAGGCCACTCCCAGCTCCTGCTGATGCTGACAAACCCATGATTGTGGAGCTTGCTGTTGCAGCTATGGAGGAACTCACAAGACTAGCTCAGGCTGGAGAGCCTTTGTGGGTCCCAAGCAACCACCATTCTGAGATTCTAAATGAAGATGAATACTTGAGGACTTTCCCTACTAGAGGTTTAGGACCCAAACCCTTGGGCTTGAGATCAGAAGCTTCAAGGGAATCCGTGGTGGTCATCATGAATCACATTAACCTTATTGATATCCTTATGGATGTG AATCAATGGTCAACTGTGTTTTGCGGTATTGTCTCGAGAGCATTGACCCTTGAAGTCCTTTCAACTGGAATAGCAGGAAACTACAACGGAGCCTTGCAAGTG aTGTCATCTGAGTTCCAAGTCGCTTCACCACTTGTTCCTACTCGTGAGAACTATTTCGTAAGGTACTGTAAGCAGCAACCAGATGGGATATGGGCAGTGGTGGATGTTTCCTTGGATAATCTGCGACCCAGTACAATCTCAAGAAGCCGAAGAAGGCCCTCTGGTTGTTTAATTCAAGAATTGCCAAACGGTTACTCCAAG GTTACATGGATTGAACATGTGGAAGTGGATGATAGAGCAGTGCATAGCATATATAGAACTCTGGTTAATTCGGGCCTGGCCTTTGGAGCTAAACGCTGGGTAGCTACATTAGAAAGACAATGCGAACGTCTTGCCAGTTCAATGGCCAACAACATACCAGCAGGGGACCTCTGTG tgATAACGAGTGCTGAGGGAAGGAAAAGTATGATGAAGCTGGCGGAGAGAATGGTAATGAGCTATTGCACTGGTGTTGGTGCTTCTACCGCGCATGCTTGGACAACGCTCTCCGCAACTGGATGTGATGATGTAAGGGTAATGACAAGAAAGAGCACCGACGAACCTGGCAGACCCCCCGGTATAGTGCTCAGTGCTGCCACTTCTTTTTGGCTTCCTGTTCCTCCAAAGAGGGTTTTTCATTTCCTACGTGATCAAAACTCAAGAAATGAG TGGGACATTCTCTCCAACGGGGGTCTAGTTCAAGAATTGGCACATATAGCAAATGGTCGTGATCCCGGCAACTGTGTCTCTTTACTTCGAGTCAAT AGTGCAAATTCAAGCCAAAGCAACATGCTGATACTTCAAGAGAGTTGCACAGATTCAACTGGCTCATATGTAGTTTATGCTCCTGTGGATATTGTTGCTATGAATGTTGTCTTGAGTGGAGGGGATCCAGACTATGTTGCCCTGCTCCCCTCGGGCTTTGCTATTCTACCTGATGGGCCTCCTGCATTAAACGGTGGGCCCATACATGATGTTGGGTCTGGAGGTTCTCTACTCACAGTTGCATTCCAGATCTTAGTTGATTCAGCCCCAACTGCAAAGCTATCTCTGGGTTCAGTCGCCACTGTTAACAGTTTAATTAAGTGCACAGTTGAAAGGATCAAAGTTGCAGTCATACGTGACAACACCACCTGA